GTGGAGAGAAGCGGACTGGATGCCAGGATGGCTAGACTAGAAGGCAGAAAATCCTCGGGACCAGGATAAATATCCGTGGGCGTTCTGGTGGTTCCAGGCTCGGGGTCTAGACGAGGGGTGGGGCGGCCTCTCCACTTACGGAacacgcacgcgcgcgcgcgtacacacacacacacacacacacacacacaggctctctCACACTCATACACGGAggcgcacacgcgcacacaccgGGGTGGCTCCATTCggccgcgcccccgccccgcagCGCTCTGCGATCAGCACCGGGGACAGCGCCAGTCACCCGCGTGCGGGGGCGGGGTCCGGGCGGGGCCGGCGCCTCTGTGTCTCTCCGGAGGGTCCCGTCTAGCTGCCGCACAGGTAGGAGCCGCTGGGACCCCTCCCCAAGCTCCATCTTCATTCCCATCCGTAGAGAGatgcagcgtgtgtgtgtgtgtgtgtgtgtgtgtgtgtgtgtgtggtggaggggCTACCTGGGGAGACCAACAGATGGAGGGGGAGGGCTGGAGCCTGAGTTGGAGAGAATGGGACTTAGAGACAGGCGTGGAGACAAAGAGCCACAAGGAAGGGAGGCGCAGGCCGGGGAGAGGGTGCAAGACCTTGGTAGACAGGGACCAGACAACAGGCAGAAGCCAGCTAATCCAGACGGGGGAGCGGCGAGAAGCCGGTGGGGAGATGGACAGAAATAGGGAAGGCGTCGGTTTGGAGAATGGAGGCCCAGGCGGTCACGAGGACAGGTGTGAAGACAGAGCTCGGGGCGCGCGGGCGAGACAAACAGGCTGAAAATGATGTGGGGGCCCAGCCAAGGCAGCAGGGCAGACGCTCGCCGCCCACATTCCCCGCAGGAGTGGGAGACGGAGGGCAGCCTGAGTCTTCACGTCCCGTTCCGGGGCAGGTGTGGAGGGAGGAGCCAGCTGCGGGCGCGAGCGCGGACCGGCAAAGCCGCGTCCTCCCCAGCTCCGCTTGTCTCGGGTGTCAGGGTCTGGGGTCCCAGGCGGAACAGGGCTCTGAAGCCGCTAGCCCCGCCGGGACTCCGCTTGTGTGCGTAAGCCCCGCCCGTTGTCTTAGCAACAGGCCGTTGCCGAGGCAACCAGCACTCCCTTCACCCCGCCCGAGCCGAGCCAGCCGTTGCTCTGGGCAACCTGGTGCGCCGGTTCCCACGCCCGTCTTCGCCCACGACTGATTCAGGCCCCGGGGAAGGGCAAGAAAGGAGCAGAAGTCATCGGGACTGGATTCCTAGGGGGCCTAAAGGGAGGGGGCGTCCCTTTGGACGGGAACGTGCTCCCGGAACCCACGCCTAGCCTCCGCTCTCCGTAGCAGGAAGGCTGAAACCACAACTCCCAGCATGCCTCGCGGTAGTCGATCGGTTCCTACACGGCCCCCGCCCAGAGGGCCGATGGGAGTTGTAGTTCTTTCTTGCTCAGCGGGCTCAGTGGACTCacagggtgggtgtggggggcTAGGGCGTCTGGGTGCctccgcaggaaaaaccataagaCCTCGTCGTCATGTTCCCGGAGCCTCCAACACCCGGGCCTCCAGCGCCCGACACGCCTCCTGACTCGAGTCGCATCAGCCACGGCCCCGGTGAGCGAGACCTGGGCGGagtggagggaaagcctcgtcgggATTCTCGGGGGCGGGATCCGGATCGGGTGTTTTCAGGCTGGTGGGCTGGAAAATGCGGGTGAGGTCATAGTAGGAATCCTGGATTGGAATCTAAATGAAATGAATAAGGAACGGGtttgcaagaaaatgaaaacccacaTCAAGGGTGTGGAATGGAATGGAACCTTGGATTGGTGAACTGGAAGGTCCACCTCTCCCTTCTTTTAAACATAGGGAGACTCGGGGAGAGGTTAAACCTCCTTAAAGCACAGGGGTTGAGCGGAAAAATTAGAATGAGGGTAGAAGAGGAGGTAGAACTAATAAGCAAGAAAATCCAGACGGTGTCAGCCTGCCGTAAGGCTTCAGTTTCATATACGAGATGAGCTGGAAGGAAAACATGGGAATAAAATGGAATGGACATGGCTGGAGGGAAAACAAGGCCAGGATTTCAGCTAGCACATGGTCCATGCAGGTCTGAATGACCAGGTTGCTTCTCGGGGCCTCAGTGTTTGCTGTtttcatgccctctgcagtgcCCCCCTGGGCTCTGGCCACCATCGTGCTGGTCTCAGGCCTCCTCATCTTCAGCTGCTGTTTCTGTCTCTACCGGAAGCGTTGTCGGAGGCGGATGGGCAAGAAGAGCCAGGCCCAAGCCCAGGTTCACCTTCAGGAAGTGAAGGAGCTGGGCCGGAGCTACATAGACAAGGTGTGGCCTGACCCAGTCCCTCAGCCCTGGCCATTTCTGCACCCATGCTCCTCTCAATGGCCCAGCAGCTCCCCTGTGTGTCGAGCCCTAAAGTGGATCTGGGGACCTGGAGGTGAACCAGACATTCACAAGAACCTCCAATCAGATGGGGAAGTCAGACATTCACACAGACATTCACGACACAGGGCAGTACGTGCCACATTAGAGGCAGTATGGGGCATATGGGAGCACAGAGAAACCGACCAGCTGACAGCCCGGAGGGTCTGAGAAGGCTTCCCGGAGGTGACTTCTGTGTTGAGACCCAGAAGGACTCAGTTAACTGAGAGCAGAGAGAATGACATTCTACCTCAAAGGAAGAGCACGTGCTGAGGCCTGGAATCCAGATTATGAGGGATGTTTGGAGAACAAACTCAGTTTTCACAATAGCTGGGATATAGCATAAACGTATACTGTgctctaggcttcccaggtggcgccagtggtaaagaacctgtctgtcaatgcaggagacataagagacatgggtttgatccctgggttgagaagatcccctggaggagggcacagcaacccactccagtattcttgcctggagaatcccgtggatggaggagcctgatgggctacagtccatggggtcacaaagagtcagatacaactgaatcgacttagcacacacgcatatatTCTGTGCTTGAGGGTGAGGCTTCCAGAGAGCTCAGTGGTATCCACGTAATGAAGGGAACTGGGAGCCACAGAAGTTTTGAGCGAGAAAGGGACAAGGTCACATGGGCTTTAAGATGAATCCCCTGGAGCCCACGTGGAGGACAGATCTGGAGgacaaggagacacaggaggaggTTGGAGGGCAGTCCGGAGAGGTTGACGCAAACATGAGTAGGAAGAGGCCATTGGCATGGAAAGCCACAGGTTCAGGTATCTGAGCATTATACCTCCGAATGCAGAGCAGAATGAGGCTCTCCTGGGAGCCAGAGAGTCCGAGGTTTCCAACCCAGAGTAAccggctctgtgaccttgagaaatTGACTGTCTGTCTCTGAGCCTCGAGGCCGTAGTCCGTGACTAGtgtttcctctcctcccttttcAACAGATAGCTGTTATAATGATCACCCGTAAGGGATGCCCTTTAGGGTCCTGGTGCCCAGTCTCCAGCCCTCTCTCCTAAAGCCGGTAGCTCCAAACCCCGTCAGCATCAGAATCACTTTGGGTCCTTGTTGAAATGCAAGTCCTGGATCTTGCGCCACTTACTGAGTCAGAATCTCGGAAGAGAAGGGATTCTACCACACTACTATGCACATTACATCTAGAAAATCAGTGACTAGAAGTCTTCTGACTTCGTTGTGCTAGTTTAGAATGGCAAGTATGCACTATATATGCCATTTTCCCTCCAAGTTTTTCCATCCAGGATCACTAATCAACGTGGCAATTTGGACCATCACCCCAATACATCCATTAACGTGTGAACTATAATCTGCATCCATCCCGTAGGCAGAGAGACACTGTCAGCGCTTGTCCTTTTAGTCTAGGCATGACAAACACACTGCATGTGCGTCACCGCATCTATGTGCTACCGGTAGCAGATATCTCTAATCAAACACTGACCAGCATACCACCATGTGTGTTGCCATGGCGCGTCTCCGCCTGTGGCAGACATCACTAGTCAAACACCGACTCGGCTTAGCTTGCAAATGTTCAGGTTTAGCCAGAGGGTTCTGTGAGTCTCCCTTGGCTTCTGGGCCTGGAGGACACCACAGTCAGGGGAGGAGTTCACCTGCCCTTGCCCCTGGCTCCCTAAGGTGCAGCCAGAAGTGGAGGAGCTGGAGCCGACGCCTTCGGGACCAGGGCAGCAGGTGGCTGAGAAGAATGAACTAGGACGACTGCAGTACTCACTGGACTATGACTTCCAGACTGGCCAGGTGGGTGTGGAGGTAGAGGGAAGCTTTGAACGGGAGGGCACCAGGAGTTCTAGTGCCTTTTTGGAGGAGGCTTCAGAAGGGAAGCTGAGACTAGGGTCCTCTCATCACTGTCCAGCTGCTGGTGGGCATCGTGCAAGCTGAGGGACTGGCAGCCTTGGACATAGGCGGCTCCTCTGACCCCTACGTGCGGGTCTACCTGCTGCCAGACAAACGGAGGCGGCACGAGACCAGGGTGCATCGGCAGACGCTGAACCCTCACTTTGGGGAGACTTTTGCCTTCAAGGTGAGCTCGTGGCCTCAGGGCTCCGCGCCCAGCAGCCCGTCCCCAGTCTGGAACACTGGCGCCACAGTCCCTTCAGCTTTTACTGGTGGCAGCTGCCACCAGCCCTGTGGACTATTCCACTGGACCCTGTGCTGTCCCTTCGAGAGCAGTGCTGGCCCCTGGGCTGTCCCATTTGGGCTCCATGGACACCCCCGACTCTTCCTTTGGCCCCCCACTGCCCCTACTCACCGCTTTCCACGTGGATGTGCGGCGCCTCACTTTGTGCTTTCTCTGCGCCCGCCCCTCACCCAGGTCCCCTACGTGGAGCTGGGGGGCCGGGTCCTGGTCATGGCGGTGTACGACTTCGACCGCTTCTCCCGCAACGACGCCATCGGGGAGGTGCGAGTTCCCATGAGCTCCGTGGACTTGGGGCGGCCCGTGCTGGCCTGGCGCGAGCTGCAGGCGGCACCTCGCGAGGAGGTGAGCGCTCGTGGCCACGCCCCCACGGCTGGGCCCTCCCACCCCAGACCCGGGCCAATCAGCACAGGCGTCCGGGTGGGGGCGGGCCTCGCCCCGGACCGTACCATTCCGAGCAGAGGGGGCGGGAAGGAAGGTCGCAGAGGGGCTGCGGGAGGAGCCCGGGCTCCGGGGACCGgtccttcttcctctctcagcAGGAGAAACTAGGAGACATCTGCTTCTCTCTCCGCTATGTCCCCACGGCCGGGAAGCTCACCGTCATCGTCCTGGAGGCCAAAAACCTGAAGAAGATGGACGTGGGGGGGCTGTCAGGTGCGCGGAAGCCGCAAACGACTTCGGTGCTGGGCGGAGCCGGGTCTCAGACTCAGGCTCCCGCAGTTTCTGGGTCCCCGAAGGTCTCACCGGGGAGAGGAAGGTCCAGGCTGCCGTGAACGATTTAGATTCGATTTGGGCACAGAGAGAGGGGGGCCTGAGGGGGGCCTGAGGGGTCTGTGGGCTGTCTCTATGTTGCTCCGAAGAGCCTCGGGCATTCTCCCTGGATTCAGCAGAGTGAGGGGAGCTATAagattcctcctccctccccccagatCCGTATGTCAAGGTCCACCTGCTGCAGGGCGGCAAAAAGGTGCGGAAGAAGAAAACCACCATCAAGAAGAACACTCTGAACCCCTATTACAACGAGGCCTTCAGCTTTGAGGTGCCCTGTGACCAGGTCCAGGTGAGGGCACAACTATCCACCGCCCCTGCCAGAGCAGCCTTTCCCCTGAGCCCCAGGCCCTTAGAAATGCCCGTTGCTAAGGGAGGAGAGCCTCCTTAGCAGCCCCCAGGAGCCAGGTCTTCGGGGTCTAATTATGTTCTCAGTCTCAGTTTCCCCCATGAGGACCAGGAAGCCCCGCCCACCCAAGCAAGACTGGATGCCCAGCACCCGTAGGTGCTCTGGTTCCTGAGAAAAAGAGACCCGCAACCCTAAGGCCAGGCCCACCCACCCATTTAACAGTCTTGAAGATGTGCCCCCATTAGGACCCTGCACCCTAAGGAACCTTTGAGCAACAGAGGTCCTTAGGGTTTATCTGCTTTAAAACCTGGTCGCAGGAAGACTCCAGTACACTCCTGTAACCATCCAGCAGGGccctcaccccctccctctccaagCTCCAGATGAAGCCTTAGCCCAGGCACCTATGGAACTCAGGAAGGGGGTCTCCTTAGCAATGATAACTGAGTCCCTCCGTGTGCGTCCTTACCCCACTTtctgtctcctcttcctcccctgcccaccccagaaGGTGCAGGTGGAGCTGACTGTGCTGGACTACGACAAGCTGGGCAAGAACGAGGCCATCGGGAGGGTAGCCGTAGGGGCAGCGGCCGGGGGGGCTGGCCTGCGGCACTGGGCAGACATGCTGGCCAACCCCCGGCGGCCCATTGCCCAGTGGCACTCACTGCGACCCCCTGACCGAGTGAGACCTCCGCCGGCACCCTGATGCCCACCCTcaagcccctgcccccaggcccctgcccaAAGCCACGCCCATGCCCACCTTTAAGGCCAACACCCCCCACTCTACCCGTTCCTGCCTTCTCCCCCATTATGCCAATCATGGTAACTTACCAACTACCCCGATACAGCACATACCCAGAAGCCCCAGGGGCCCCTGGGGAAAGGGAGGCAGTctggcctccccccaccccagggtcccGCCCTCTGCTTTGACAATCAGTGATCCCTTGGCTCCCAATGCCCTTTCCTGCACAGGATCACCCACTCCTGTCCCCAGTCTGATTCCTACACCACTCCTGGGACCAAATAAACACTCAGCAACTTTAATGGCCTGCACCGATGCTCCTTGATGGGGGTgtgcaggggtgggggctgggaaccCAAGAGGGGCCCTCCAGGGGTGGGATCACACAAGGACGAGGACAGGGCTGCCCATCCTGGAAATACACA
The genomic region above belongs to Budorcas taxicolor isolate Tak-1 chromosome 18, Takin1.1, whole genome shotgun sequence and contains:
- the SYT5 gene encoding synaptotagmin-5, encoding MFPEPPTPGPPAPDTPPDSSRISHGPVPPWALATIVLVSGLLIFSCCFCLYRKRCRRRMGKKSQAQAQVHLQEVKELGRSYIDKVQPEVEELEPTPSGPGQQVAEKNELGRLQYSLDYDFQTGQLLVGIVQAEGLAALDIGGSSDPYVRVYLLPDKRRRHETRVHRQTLNPHFGETFAFKVPYVELGGRVLVMAVYDFDRFSRNDAIGEVRVPMSSVDLGRPVLAWRELQAAPREEEKLGDICFSLRYVPTAGKLTVIVLEAKNLKKMDVGGLSDPYVKVHLLQGGKKVRKKKTTIKKNTLNPYYNEAFSFEVPCDQVQKVQVELTVLDYDKLGKNEAIGRVAVGAAAGGAGLRHWADMLANPRRPIAQWHSLRPPDRVRPPPAP